In Vibrio gangliei, a single window of DNA contains:
- the plsB gene encoding glycerol-3-phosphate 1-O-acyltransferase PlsB — MSYGHLVSRSLLKLPLSLLVKGKTIPANPVEELTIDLTKPIVYAMPFDSDIDLISLQTQTKALGLPDPLTPLMVNGKEFSRFVFLTSKGITQQSKQVLPQKSVELFTDLLKLHQDDLELDIQVLPTAILWGRKPNKEGKEKPYLQAISACQKSRLLVSSGRDCMIRFSPFVSLRYMADTHGVDETIAHKLARVARIHFSRQKLAASGPSLPQRQVLFNRLLKSPEIQKAIQDEASSKNISLEKAQKHAQDMLEEIAADFSYTLIRVGARFLGWLWNKLYQGLNINNMASVRKLAQDGHEIIYVPCHRSHMDYLLLSYVLHHEGMVPPHIAAGVNLNFFPAGPIFRRGGAFFIRRSFKGNKLYSTIFREYLAELFIKGYSVEFFSEGGRSRTGRLLQAKTGMLAMTIQTMLRGLNRPVTLVPVYIGYEHVMEVATYTKELTGKRKEKESAGMVLKTLRKLRNFGQGYVNFGEPINLNQYLNEEVPGWSSKENQNQDGQKPQWMNPVVNKLANKMMTHINDAAAANALTLCSTALLASNQRALSRKKLEQQIECYLALLSNVPYSSTSTVPNATAAELVEHAEKLDKFMVEADDKGDIISLDRSQSILMTYYRNNIIHLFALPSLIAHLVVQKEHISRQQLHHAIGLIFPFLKAELFLHYQDDELEDVINNHVNELIRQQLVIEQEGELSINPAHVQVLILLSRTIVETLQRYAIALTQLVAMPDIDKGLLEQQSQNIAQRLGRLHGINAPEFFDKGVFITLFQTLKQQGYLEQSESNQTQVLVDLLGELLSPEIQLTLQESIMRKD, encoded by the coding sequence ATGTCTTACGGACACCTAGTTTCTCGTTCTCTGCTTAAGTTACCGCTGTCATTGTTGGTAAAAGGTAAAACCATTCCTGCCAATCCGGTGGAAGAGTTAACGATAGATTTAACTAAGCCCATCGTGTATGCGATGCCGTTTGATTCAGACATCGATCTGATCAGCTTGCAAACCCAAACCAAAGCACTCGGTTTACCCGATCCTCTCACTCCGCTCATGGTTAACGGTAAAGAATTTTCACGCTTTGTGTTTTTAACCTCAAAAGGCATCACTCAGCAAAGTAAGCAGGTCTTACCGCAAAAGTCGGTTGAGCTGTTTACTGATTTACTTAAATTGCATCAAGACGACCTAGAGTTGGATATTCAAGTTCTACCTACCGCCATTTTATGGGGTCGTAAACCGAATAAAGAAGGCAAAGAGAAACCATATTTACAAGCGATCAGTGCCTGCCAAAAAAGCCGCTTACTCGTTTCTTCAGGGCGCGATTGTATGATCCGCTTTAGCCCTTTTGTATCACTACGTTATATGGCTGACACGCACGGGGTGGATGAAACCATCGCGCACAAATTGGCTCGTGTGGCTCGCATTCACTTTTCTCGTCAAAAATTAGCCGCATCAGGCCCAAGTTTGCCGCAGCGCCAAGTGCTGTTTAATCGCTTGTTGAAATCGCCTGAAATCCAAAAAGCGATTCAAGACGAAGCGAGCAGTAAAAATATTTCTCTCGAAAAAGCACAAAAACACGCGCAAGACATGCTAGAAGAAATCGCGGCGGATTTCTCTTATACCTTGATTCGTGTTGGCGCTCGATTCCTCGGTTGGTTGTGGAATAAACTGTACCAAGGCTTAAATATCAATAACATGGCAAGCGTGCGTAAACTGGCGCAAGATGGCCATGAAATCATTTATGTGCCTTGCCACCGAAGCCACATGGATTACCTATTATTGTCTTATGTTTTACATCATGAAGGCATGGTACCACCACACATTGCAGCGGGAGTGAACTTAAACTTCTTCCCTGCTGGCCCGATTTTCCGCCGTGGTGGTGCGTTCTTTATTCGTCGCAGCTTTAAAGGCAACAAGCTGTATTCAACCATTTTCCGCGAATATTTGGCTGAGTTGTTTATTAAAGGTTATTCGGTCGAATTTTTCAGTGAAGGCGGACGCTCACGCACTGGTCGCTTATTACAAGCCAAAACCGGCATGCTAGCGATGACAATTCAAACCATGCTGCGTGGCTTAAACCGCCCTGTGACATTAGTTCCTGTTTACATCGGTTATGAACACGTGATGGAAGTCGCCACCTACACCAAAGAGTTGACCGGCAAACGTAAAGAAAAAGAAAGTGCGGGTATGGTTCTGAAAACATTACGTAAATTGCGTAATTTCGGCCAAGGCTACGTCAACTTTGGTGAGCCGATTAACTTGAATCAGTACCTCAATGAAGAAGTACCGGGTTGGTCGAGTAAAGAAAACCAAAATCAAGATGGTCAAAAACCACAATGGATGAACCCTGTTGTGAATAAGTTGGCCAACAAGATGATGACACACATTAACGATGCAGCTGCGGCCAATGCGTTAACGCTCTGTTCGACAGCATTATTAGCCTCCAACCAACGCGCATTGTCACGTAAGAAACTGGAACAACAAATTGAGTGTTACTTAGCTCTGCTGTCGAATGTACCTTATAGCTCAACCAGCACAGTACCCAATGCCACGGCAGCAGAATTAGTCGAGCATGCCGAAAAGCTCGATAAATTCATGGTCGAAGCGGATGATAAAGGTGACATCATTTCACTCGATCGTAGTCAGTCGATTTTGATGACCTATTATCGCAATAACATCATTCACTTGTTTGCCTTACCTTCTTTAATTGCCCACTTAGTGGTGCAAAAAGAACACATTTCACGCCAACAATTACACCATGCTATTGGCTTAATCTTCCCATTCTTAAAAGCGGAATTATTCCTGCATTATCAAGATGATGAACTTGAAGATGTGATTAACAACCATGTTAATGAACTGATCCGCCAACAACTAGTGATAGAACAAGAAGGTGAGTTATCAATTAACCCAGCTCATGTACAAGTGCTGATCTTACTATCGCGCACGATTGTCGAAACCTTGCAACGCTACGCGATAGCACTGACGCAATTGGTTGCCATGCCCGATATTGATAAAGGCTTATTGGAACAACAAAGCCAAAATATTGCGCAGCGTTTAGGCCGCCTGCATGGCATTAATGCACCAGAGTTTTTTGATAAAGGCGTGTTCATCACTCTATTCCAAACTCTCAAGCAACAAGGCTATTTGGAGCAGTCAGAATCAAACCAAACTCAAGTTTTGGTCGACTTATTGGGTGAATTGCTGTCACCGGAAATTCAATTGACGCTACAAGAAAGCATCATGCGCAAAGACTGA
- the dinF gene encoding MATE family efflux transporter DinF: MIQQLQQILSQRALHKQVLTLAIPMVLSNITVPLLGLVDAAVIGHLDYAWYLGGVALGSTMISVTFWLLGFLRMATTGLTAQAQGEQSAHKLAKVWLQGMLVAWSLAAVFLLFHSPLADLIFSLSNASEEVKHYGMQYFSIRVWSAPAALANFVILGWLLGTQNARAPMWLVIITNLANIILDVLFVLVFDWKVAGAAWASVAADYTGLALGLVFVMRTWIKQQLPSVVSLLPSATQGIGRMLRLNSDIFLRSLCLQAVFSFMTFQGAALGDQVVAANAVLMSFLMMVSYGMDGFAYAMEAMVGKAVGAKSRGQLLNSLIGTSFWGLICSLLLTLLFFLFGHQLIRLITDIPNVQAQADIYLPWLVVMPLVSMWCFLLDGIFVGATKGKDMRNSMLVAMLCFFALYFSFASWGNHALWLAMLSFMGMRGVGLAVIFIKQWKAQTFIEATS; this comes from the coding sequence GTGATCCAACAGTTGCAACAGATTCTTTCTCAGCGAGCATTACACAAACAAGTGCTGACACTTGCCATTCCTATGGTGCTTTCCAATATTACCGTACCTTTGTTAGGTTTGGTCGATGCGGCGGTCATCGGGCATCTGGATTATGCTTGGTATCTCGGCGGTGTGGCTTTGGGCAGCACCATGATCAGTGTGACGTTTTGGTTGCTGGGCTTTTTACGTATGGCGACCACCGGGTTAACGGCGCAAGCTCAAGGTGAGCAGAGTGCGCATAAGTTGGCGAAAGTTTGGCTACAAGGCATGCTGGTGGCCTGGTCTTTGGCTGCTGTATTTCTATTATTTCATTCTCCCCTTGCTGATTTGATCTTTTCGCTAAGTAATGCCAGTGAAGAAGTGAAACACTATGGCATGCAATATTTCTCTATTCGCGTATGGAGTGCACCGGCGGCATTGGCCAACTTTGTGATTTTAGGTTGGCTATTAGGCACACAAAATGCGCGAGCGCCGATGTGGCTAGTGATTATCACCAACCTTGCCAATATTATTTTGGATGTGCTGTTTGTATTGGTGTTTGATTGGAAAGTCGCAGGTGCCGCTTGGGCGTCGGTTGCGGCTGATTATACCGGTTTGGCGCTTGGTTTAGTTTTTGTAATGCGTACTTGGATTAAGCAGCAACTGCCAAGTGTGGTGAGTTTGTTGCCATCAGCGACACAAGGGATTGGTCGTATGCTGCGCTTAAACAGCGATATCTTTTTACGCTCTTTATGCTTACAAGCGGTATTCAGCTTTATGACCTTTCAAGGGGCAGCTTTAGGTGATCAGGTGGTGGCCGCAAATGCGGTGTTAATGAGCTTCTTAATGATGGTGTCTTATGGCATGGATGGTTTTGCCTATGCAATGGAAGCCATGGTGGGCAAAGCGGTTGGAGCAAAAAGCCGTGGGCAGTTATTAAACTCTCTTATCGGTACCTCATTTTGGGGTTTGATATGTAGCCTACTGCTGACTTTGCTATTCTTCTTATTTGGTCACCAACTCATTCGTTTGATCACCGATATCCCAAATGTACAGGCACAAGCGGATATTTATCTGCCTTGGCTGGTAGTGATGCCACTGGTTTCAATGTGGTGCTTCTTACTTGATGGTATTTTTGTGGGCGCGACCAAAGGCAAAGACATGCGCAATAGTATGTTGGTGGCGATGTTGTGTTTCTTTGCGCTGTACTTTAGTTTCGCTTCTTGGGGCAATCATGCTTTATGGCTTGCCATGTTGAGCTTCATGGGAATGCGTGGTGTTGGTCTGGCGGTCATATTCATTAAGCAATGGAAAGCTCAGACTTTTATTGAAGCGACTTCTTAA
- a CDS encoding chorismate lyase: protein MKQRYSSYFSYFSGLDWQHAAEFSFSEQHDPQWLQEQGSLSQLFSQQCQRLVAEVVRNQLVPVHELTDFQKSMLFEHSCDDQDCLVRDVILAADGEPWLLGSTIIPRSSLSDEQFDLSQIGEKPLGLTVFQAQQVARDQLHLGTVDSPLGQLAARSSRLWMNNKPMLVAELFLPPSPIYRKE from the coding sequence ATGAAACAACGCTACTCTTCTTACTTTAGTTATTTTTCAGGGCTTGATTGGCAACACGCGGCCGAGTTTTCATTCTCTGAGCAGCATGATCCGCAATGGTTGCAAGAGCAAGGCTCACTGTCTCAGCTCTTTTCTCAACAATGCCAACGATTAGTGGCTGAAGTGGTGCGTAATCAGTTAGTGCCAGTGCATGAATTGACTGACTTTCAAAAATCGATGTTGTTTGAGCATTCATGTGATGACCAAGATTGTTTGGTCCGAGATGTGATTTTGGCCGCTGATGGTGAGCCTTGGTTGCTTGGCAGCACAATTATTCCCCGCTCGTCATTAAGTGATGAGCAGTTTGATTTATCTCAGATAGGTGAGAAGCCTCTTGGCTTGACGGTATTCCAAGCCCAACAGGTTGCACGTGACCAGTTACATTTAGGCACGGTTGACTCGCCGTTAGGACAATTAGCAGCACGCAGTTCGCGTTTATGGATGAATAATAAGCCGATGTTAGTGGCAGAGTTATTTTTGCCACCATCGCCTATTTATCGCAAGGAATGA
- the lexA gene encoding transcriptional repressor LexA, whose product MKPLTPRQQQIFELIKDKIDMTGMPPTRAEIARELGFRSANAAEEHLKALARKNVIEIIPGASRGIRIVQAEEELLEDQGLPLIGQVAAGEPILAQEHVESHYQVDPSMFRPQADFLLRVHGMSMKDIGIIDGDLLAVHKTQDVRDGQVVVARVDDDVTVKRLERKGSKVLLHAENEEFSPIEVDLTQQELTIEGLAVGIIRNNTWM is encoded by the coding sequence ATGAAGCCCTTAACGCCTCGCCAGCAACAAATTTTTGAACTGATCAAAGATAAGATTGATATGACCGGAATGCCGCCTACTCGTGCTGAGATTGCTCGTGAACTTGGGTTTCGTTCCGCTAATGCCGCAGAAGAGCATTTAAAAGCTTTAGCGCGAAAAAATGTAATTGAAATTATTCCTGGTGCTTCGCGCGGTATTCGCATCGTGCAAGCCGAAGAAGAACTGCTGGAAGATCAGGGTTTACCTTTGATTGGTCAAGTGGCAGCGGGTGAACCTATCTTGGCGCAAGAACACGTTGAAAGCCATTATCAAGTTGATCCATCTATGTTTCGACCACAAGCGGATTTCTTATTGCGTGTACATGGCATGAGTATGAAAGACATCGGTATTATTGATGGCGATTTGCTTGCGGTACACAAGACTCAAGATGTACGTGATGGGCAAGTGGTTGTCGCTCGCGTGGATGACGATGTCACAGTGAAGCGCTTAGAACGTAAAGGTTCTAAAGTATTGCTGCATGCAGAGAATGAAGAGTTTAGCCCAATTGAAGTGGACTTAACCCAACAAGAGTTAACCATTGAAGGCTTGGCGGTTGGCATTATTCGTAATAACACTTGGATGTAA
- a CDS encoding class I SAM-dependent methyltransferase yields the protein MSLSSEHRKTSSSQTYQVPSDLLQPLWLRSRESLIDDGLVYDPIAARACQRCHLSDECLSGDIDQKQLLHVTLTQLCDMEVARFLKHHPNAWIINVGAGLDTRFYRLDNGLCHWIEVDVDETLLWRQRLFHHSERYTMMCGSVPDMSWLEQIRIPETAPVLVVCEQALLNQPRNQVAHFVQKIGRHFSHAEACLVLAGDKTQSHWGKKMGCVPYSHGLKNPLTSLVSWLPWIYQIKAYSPIESDCKRWRAWQRVAAKLPFLKHRLTPSLIHLRW from the coding sequence ATGAGCCTTTCTTCTGAACACCGTAAAACATCGTCGTCACAAACGTATCAAGTCCCGAGTGATTTGTTGCAACCATTGTGGCTGCGTAGTCGTGAAAGTTTGATTGATGATGGTTTGGTGTATGACCCTATTGCCGCTCGTGCTTGTCAGCGGTGCCACCTTTCCGATGAGTGTCTTTCTGGCGATATCGATCAAAAGCAATTACTTCATGTCACCTTGACCCAATTGTGCGATATGGAAGTGGCTCGTTTCTTAAAGCATCATCCTAACGCGTGGATCATCAATGTTGGCGCTGGGCTCGATACGCGTTTTTATCGTTTAGATAATGGTTTGTGTCATTGGATCGAAGTGGATGTGGATGAAACCTTGCTGTGGCGTCAAAGGCTGTTTCATCATAGCGAACGATACACCATGATGTGTGGCTCAGTTCCTGATATGAGTTGGTTAGAGCAAATTAGAATCCCCGAAACTGCACCCGTATTGGTCGTGTGTGAGCAAGCCCTGTTGAATCAACCGCGTAACCAGGTGGCACATTTTGTGCAAAAAATTGGTCGTCATTTTTCTCATGCTGAAGCGTGCTTAGTTTTAGCGGGGGACAAAACGCAGAGCCATTGGGGCAAAAAAATGGGCTGTGTGCCTTATTCTCATGGATTAAAAAATCCGTTAACCAGTTTAGTCTCTTGGTTGCCCTGGATTTACCAAATCAAAGCTTACTCACCAATTGAGAGCGATTGTAAACGTTGGCGTGCGTGGCAACGAGTGGCGGCCAAATTGCCTTTTCTTAAACATCGTCTCACGCCGAGCCTCATTCATTTACGCTGGTGA
- the ubiA gene encoding 4-hydroxybenzoate octaprenyltransferase, which produces MTMEKAAAYWQLTRMNRPIGSLLLLWPTLWALLLAADGLPDWHVTIVFVLGVFTMRSAGCVINDFADRKVDGHVKRTKNRPLPSGLVSSKEALVLFFVLVLVSFLLVLSMNRLTIELSLVGVVLAFIYPFMKRFTHVPQLFLGLAFSWAIPMAWAAESNSLPPEVWLVFAINMLWTIAYDTQYAMVDRDDDLKIGIKSTAILFGRFDKLIIGLLQLASLLLLMVLGDWMSLSPVYYWGVLGAAALFVYQQRLIKDREREACFTAFLNNNYAGMVIALGILLSVIF; this is translated from the coding sequence ATGACTATGGAAAAAGCGGCTGCGTATTGGCAGTTAACTCGAATGAATCGTCCCATTGGCTCTTTATTACTTTTGTGGCCAACCTTGTGGGCGTTATTGTTGGCCGCAGATGGATTACCAGATTGGCATGTCACTATTGTGTTTGTCCTTGGTGTCTTTACGATGCGTTCAGCGGGGTGTGTGATCAATGATTTTGCGGACCGCAAAGTCGATGGCCATGTTAAGCGCACTAAAAATCGCCCTTTGCCATCAGGATTGGTGAGCAGTAAAGAAGCGTTAGTTTTGTTTTTCGTGCTGGTATTGGTGTCATTCTTATTGGTACTCAGCATGAATCGCCTCACTATTGAGTTGTCTTTAGTGGGAGTGGTGTTGGCGTTTATCTACCCATTTATGAAGCGATTTACTCATGTCCCTCAGTTATTTTTAGGCTTAGCGTTCAGCTGGGCGATTCCGATGGCGTGGGCAGCTGAATCCAACAGTTTACCTCCTGAAGTGTGGTTAGTTTTCGCGATTAATATGCTGTGGACCATTGCCTACGATACTCAATACGCCATGGTTGACCGAGATGATGATTTAAAAATTGGCATTAAGTCGACCGCGATTTTGTTTGGTCGTTTCGATAAATTAATCATTGGTTTATTGCAGTTGGCGAGTTTATTACTGTTGATGGTGTTGGGTGATTGGATGTCATTATCACCTGTGTATTATTGGGGTGTGTTAGGCGCGGCTGCTTTATTTGTTTATCAACAGCGCTTGATTAAGGATAGAGAAAGAGAGGCGTGTTTTACCGCCTTCCTCAATAATAATTATGCTGGAATGGTGATCGCGTTAGGGATTCTATTGAGTGTGATTTTTTAG